One stretch of Mustela nigripes isolate SB6536 unplaced genomic scaffold, MUSNIG.SB6536 HiC_scaffold_661, whole genome shotgun sequence DNA includes these proteins:
- the LOC132008684 gene encoding large ribosomal subunit protein uL10, translating into MPREDRATWKSNYFLKIIQLLDDYPKCFIVGADNVGSKQMQQIRMSLRGKAVVLMGKNTMMRKAIRGHLENNPALEKLLPHIRGNVGFVFTKEDLTEIRDMLLANKVPAAARAGAIAPCEVTVPAQNTGLGPEKTSFFQALGITTKISRGTIEILSDVQLIKTGDKVGASEATLLNMLNISPFSFGLIIQQVFDNGSIYNPEVLDITEETLHSRFLEGVRNVASVCLQIGYPTVASVPHSIINGYKRVLALSVETDYTFPLAEKVKAFLADPSAFVAAAPVAAATTAAPAAAAAPAKVEAKEESEESDEDMGFGLFD; encoded by the coding sequence ATGCCCAGGGAAGACAGGGCGACCTGGAAGTCCAACTACTTCCTTAAGATTATCCAACTTTTGGATGATTATCCAAAATGCTTCATTGTGGGAGCAGACAATGTGGGTTCAAAGCAGATGCAGCAGATCCGCATGTCCCTCCGTGGAAAGGCTGTCGTGCTGATGGGCAAGAACACCATGATGCGCAAGGCCATCCGAGGGCATCTGGAGAACAACCCAGCTCTGGAAAAACTGTTACCTCATATCCGGGGGAATGTGGGCTTTGTGTTCACCAAGGAGGACCTCACTGAGATCAGGGACATGCTGCTGGCCAATAAGGTGCCAGCTGCTGCCCGTGCTGGTGCCATAGCCCCATGTGAGGTCACTGTGCCAGCCCAGAACACTGGTCTGGGGCCCGAGAAGACCTCCTTCTTCCAGGCTTTAGGCATCACCACTAAAATCTCCAGAGGAACCATTGAAATCCTGAGTGATGTGCAGCTGATTAAGACCGGAGACAAAGTGGGAGCCAGCGAAGCCACACTGCTGAACATGCTGAAcatctcccccttctcctttgGGCTGATCATCCAGCAGGTGTTTGACAATGGCAGCATCTACAACCCTGAAGTGCTTGACATCACAGAGGAAACTTTGCATTCTCGCTTCCTGGAGGGTGTCCGCAATGTTGCCAGCGTCTGTCTGCAGATAGGTTACCCAACTGTTGCATCAGTGCCCCATTCTATCATCAATGGATACAAGCGGGTCCTGGCTTTGTCTGTGGAGACTGATTACACCTTCCCACTTGCTGAAAAGGTCAAGGCCTTCTTGGCTGATCCATCTGCATTTGTGGCTGCTGCCCCTGTGGCCGCTGCCACCACTGCTgcacctgctgctgctgcagccCCAGCCAAGGTTGAAGCAAAGGAAGAGTCGGAGGAGTCGGATGAGGATATGGGATTTGGTCTCTTCGACTAA